One genomic region from Mytilus trossulus isolate FHL-02 chromosome 9, PNRI_Mtr1.1.1.hap1, whole genome shotgun sequence encodes:
- the LOC134683965 gene encoding uncharacterized protein LOC134683965 yields MNQTKFVIGFIGLLMLINMCSARWRVHITIGIRIKRHRKRRSTEELNKGKDYSFNVPCNLINYDIDNNDVISIEEFAEALRHHVENTGVRELFVVIDKNGDGILDGKEIDAAKEC; encoded by the exons ATGAACCAGACGAAATTCGTAATAGGATTTATCGGTCTCTTGATGCTTATCAATATGTGTTCAGCCCGCTGGCGAGTTCATATTACAATCGGGATTCGTATTAAGAGGCACAGAAAGCGACGTTCTACTGAGGAActg AATAAGGGAAAAGATTACTCCTTTAATGTGCCGTGTAATCTTATTAATTACGATATTGACAACAACGATGTGATAAGTATCGAAGAATTTGCCGAGGCACTACGACACCACGTAGAAAACACTGGTGTAAGAgagttgtttgttgttattgaTAAAAACG GAGATGGAATTCTCGATGGTAAAGAAATTGATGCGGCTAAGGAATGTTG a
- the LOC134684707 gene encoding uncharacterized protein LOC134684707, whose translation MESLVRGLESLGQTQDSYGNLLIPIIINKLPGEIRKHLAREHGTTNWLLRDLRKSIHKEIQIMEAGQVTQTESDISYTTLFVGDNTQRKHNASTRNINQHLTEKPCIFCKDIHSPANCQKVRDLDERIAIVKRNNLCFNCLGTHHIKECKSKSSCRNCGKRHHTSLCNEFEHTAKPDQRSENRFTDTKDSAHSCTNESMTSTPTVVNIVKDTEIQEDSTILHSSAQTHSKVLLKTAMAPVWSDHHCTDTNILFDEGAQRSFVTESLAHKLNLQREGAEKIQLSSFGETNTNARRLDKTTVYVETETGHKISVHALIVPMIASPIQNHIRFIDRNSNYLQDLKLAHPVMQEETFEISLLIGADFYWEIVEDKVVRGNGPTTVKSKLGYLLSGPLNSEKSQLSTVSSISNVLISHQTEEHNLEAFRKIEDREVEFQQVHNEKENYIRRLCKITMETRQRLNRTFNIFMDFWSKV comes from the coding sequence ATGGAGAGTTTAGTTAGAGGACTTGAATCGCTTGGACAGACACAGGACTCATACGGTAATTTATTAATCCCGATTATAATCAACAAACTACCCGGAGAAATCAGAAAGCATCTCGCTCGGGAGCATGGTACGACAAATTGGTTATTACGAGATCTTCGAAAAAGTATACATAAAGAGATACAAATCATGGAAGCCGGACAAGTTACACAGACAGAAAGTGATATTTCGTATACTACCCTTTTCGTCGGTGATAACACACAAAGAAAACACAACGCAAGTACTAGAAATATTAATCAGCATTTAACAGAAAAGCCGTGCATTTTCTGCAAAGACATTCATTCGCCTGCCAACTGCCAGAAAGTACGCGATTTAGATGAACGCATCGCTATTGTTAAACGTAACAATTTATGCTTCAACTGCCTCGGTACACATCACATAAAGGAATGCAAATCGAAAAGCTCATGTCGTAACTGTGGTAAACGACATCACACTAGCTTATGTAATGAATTTGAACACACCGCGAAACCCGATCAGAGAAGTGAAAACCGTTTCACTGACACGAAAGATTCCGCTCACAGTTGTACGAACGAAAGTATGACATCTACACCAACTGTAGTTAATATTGTGAAGGATACCGAGATACAAGAAGACTCAACAATATTACACTCGTCAGCACAAACTCACTCAAAAGTATTGTTGAAAACTGCCATGGCCCCCGTTTGGTCAGATCATCATTGCACAGATacgaatattttgtttgatgaaGGCGCTCAAAGATCTTTTGTAACGGAGAGTCTTGCGCATAAATTGAATCTACAGAGAGAAGGAGCCGAAAAGATTCAACTCTCATCATTTGGAGAAACCAACACTAATGCTAGGCGACTCGATAAAACCACAGTTTATGTTGAAACTGAAACTGGACATAAAATCTCAGTACATGCATTGATCGTTCCCATGATAGCTTCGCCGATACAGAACCACATTCGTTTCATTGACAGGAACAGTAACTATTTACAAGATCTAAAGCTCGCACATCCAGTTATGCAAGAGGAAACCTTCGAAATTTCACTATTAATTGGAGCCGATTTTTATTGGGAAATAGTTGAAGATAAAGTTGTACGCGGAAACGGACCCACCACTGTCAAATCAAAATTAGGGTACTTACTTTCTGGACcgttaaattcagaaaaatcaCAGCTATCAACAGTGTCAAGTATTTCCAATGTACTTATTTCACATCAAACAGAGGAACACAACTTAGAAGCGTTTAGGAAGATTGAAGATCGAGAAGTAGAATTTCAACAAGTACACAACGAAAAAGAGAACTATATAAGAAGATTATGCAAAATTACCATGGAAACACGACAACGATTAAATagaacatttaatatttttatggaCTTTTGGAGTAAAGTATGA